A part of Paenibacillus donghaensis genomic DNA contains:
- a CDS encoding carbohydrate ABC transporter permease, whose product MTTTSRSQKALFLALNIVLLVLFVFPLFMILVNSFKDRVDIVRSPLSLPAEWSFKNYSEAYTTMGFTSALLNSLLITIVAVILILIFSSSFAFFLVRWKWRMNNVILMMLIASMIIPFQAIMIPFVSLFGNLHMLNSKWSLIYFYLGFGISLSTFMYHGFVKGVPKEMDEAALIDGAGKVRLFTQIIFPILKPITTTIAILNVLWIWNDFLLPSLVLVSPEDRTLPLSTFYFFGKYTSNYGVAMAALVFSMIPVVIFYIVMQRQIIRGVVEGAVK is encoded by the coding sequence ATGACAACCACAAGCCGTTCCCAGAAAGCACTGTTTCTCGCTCTGAATATAGTGCTGCTGGTTTTGTTTGTGTTTCCGCTGTTTATGATCCTGGTCAATTCCTTCAAGGACCGGGTGGATATTGTGCGTAGCCCGCTGTCGCTTCCTGCGGAGTGGAGCTTTAAGAACTATAGTGAAGCCTACACCACCATGGGTTTCACCTCGGCTTTGCTGAATTCCCTGCTGATTACCATAGTGGCAGTTATTTTAATTCTGATCTTCTCGTCCAGCTTTGCCTTTTTCCTGGTGAGATGGAAGTGGAGAATGAACAACGTCATTCTGATGATGCTGATTGCGTCGATGATTATTCCGTTTCAGGCGATTATGATTCCGTTCGTGTCCCTGTTCGGGAACCTGCACATGCTGAACAGCAAGTGGTCGCTGATCTATTTCTACCTGGGCTTCGGCATCAGTCTGTCGACCTTTATGTACCATGGATTTGTCAAAGGGGTGCCCAAAGAGATGGACGAAGCAGCCCTAATTGACGGAGCCGGCAAGGTCCGGTTGTTTACGCAGATTATTTTTCCAATTCTAAAACCGATTACGACGACGATTGCCATCCTGAACGTGCTGTGGATCTGGAACGACTTCCTGCTTCCATCGCTTGTACTGGTATCGCCGGAGGACCGGACCCTTCCCTTATCGACCTTCTATTTCTTTGGAAAATATACATCGAATTATGGCGTCGCCATGGCAGCCCTTGTCTTCTCCATGATTCCTGTTGTCATATTCTATATCGTGATGCAGCGCCAGATTATCCGGGGTGTGGTAGAAGGCGCAGTGAAATAA
- a CDS encoding carbohydrate ABC transporter permease gives MYNEKTFSSKLKVFMIFGFVPLFAFITVIVIPFLIGIFMTFTNWNGSSSSFDFMGLSNYTAAFSDPVFWTSMWTTLKYVLITLVLTNVVAFALALLVTSGLKGQNFFRAGFFTPNLIGGIILGFVWQFIFSRVMTYAGTQLDWGFLSASWLGDPDKALWALIVVGVWQNAGYMMLIYVAGLGGISDSLLEAASLDGAKFWRQLFSVKIPLMVPAFTISLFLTLQRSFMVYDTNLSLTKGGPFRSTELIAMHVYNEAFVYQNFGPGQAKAFILFAVVAFIAIMQVSMMKKVEVEA, from the coding sequence ATGTATAACGAAAAAACATTTTCAAGCAAGCTGAAGGTATTTATGATCTTCGGATTTGTGCCTTTGTTTGCTTTTATAACCGTCATCGTGATTCCTTTCCTGATCGGGATCTTCATGACCTTCACGAACTGGAACGGATCATCCTCGTCCTTTGATTTCATGGGACTGTCCAATTACACGGCTGCATTCTCTGATCCTGTCTTCTGGACCTCGATGTGGACCACACTGAAATATGTATTAATTACGCTGGTGCTGACGAACGTCGTCGCTTTCGCACTGGCCCTGCTGGTGACCAGCGGGCTGAAAGGACAGAACTTTTTCCGCGCCGGATTTTTTACACCGAATCTGATCGGCGGAATTATTCTCGGTTTTGTATGGCAGTTTATTTTCTCCAGAGTTATGACGTATGCAGGTACACAGCTGGACTGGGGGTTCCTCTCGGCTTCCTGGCTGGGTGACCCGGACAAAGCATTATGGGCACTGATTGTTGTCGGTGTATGGCAGAATGCCGGTTATATGATGCTGATCTATGTGGCAGGACTTGGCGGTATCTCGGATTCCTTGCTCGAAGCGGCCAGTCTGGATGGAGCCAAGTTCTGGCGCCAGCTGTTCAGTGTCAAAATCCCGCTCATGGTTCCCGCGTTCACGATCAGCCTGTTCCTGACGCTGCAGCGCAGCTTCATGGTGTATGACACCAACCTTTCGCTGACCAAAGGCGGGCCGTTCCGCTCCACCGAGCTGATCGCCATGCATGTATATAATGAAGCGTTTGTGTACCAGAATTTCGGACCCGGACAGGCGAAGGCCTTTATTCTGTTCGCGGTGGTTGCTTTTATCGCAATAATGCAAGTTAGCATGATGAAGAAAGTGGAGGTGGAAGCATGA
- a CDS encoding ABC transporter substrate-binding protein has protein sequence MLKRTFSMTMMVILMVSVLAACGGGNNAEGNANTGGAKTEISVLVGKQEISKQFEEMVKEYNGSQDKVKVSLIPTAGQNGYERITTLYASNNAPNIMHFLSEFGVMKDKLADLSDQEWVKNANSGTLDYVTEDGKVYGMPMSIEAFGFLYNKSVLDKAVGGSFDPATIKTQDDLKALFDKIKASGVSAFHISPVDWSLGAHFTNVFMANEAPDHADRVKYLEDLKSGSVDLAADKVFNGWLDTFDLMKEYNSAKDSPLAAQYDDAPILLADGEVGMWFMGNWAYTQIKEIDPDGEYGFLPVPVSNNAEDFGNSKISVGVPEYWTVDASQSTPEEQQASKDFLNWMVSSEKGQDYYVNQFGFLPAYSNFTTKPSDPVSQSVLSYTDAEQTLEWMNSYYPPEAFPAMAASMQKYLAGETDRAGLTKEIQAYWNQAK, from the coding sequence ATGTTGAAGAGAACGTTTTCAATGACGATGATGGTTATTCTGATGGTTTCTGTGCTGGCTGCTTGCGGAGGCGGTAACAATGCAGAGGGGAATGCCAACACAGGCGGCGCCAAGACAGAGATATCGGTGCTGGTCGGTAAACAGGAAATTTCCAAGCAGTTTGAGGAAATGGTGAAGGAATATAACGGTTCGCAAGATAAAGTGAAAGTATCCCTGATTCCGACAGCCGGACAGAATGGCTACGAACGGATCACTACACTATATGCATCCAACAATGCGCCGAACATCATGCATTTTCTGAGCGAATTCGGAGTTATGAAGGACAAGCTGGCAGACCTGTCCGACCAGGAATGGGTTAAGAACGCCAACAGCGGCACGCTGGATTATGTAACTGAAGACGGCAAGGTATATGGTATGCCGATGTCGATTGAAGCTTTTGGTTTCTTGTACAACAAATCCGTATTGGATAAAGCAGTAGGCGGCAGCTTTGACCCGGCTACGATCAAGACACAGGATGATCTGAAAGCCTTGTTTGACAAAATTAAGGCTTCCGGCGTCAGCGCGTTCCACATTTCACCGGTGGATTGGTCGCTTGGGGCACACTTCACAAATGTATTTATGGCCAATGAAGCACCGGATCATGCAGACCGCGTGAAATACCTGGAAGATCTGAAGAGTGGTTCCGTTGATCTGGCTGCTGACAAGGTATTCAATGGCTGGCTGGACACGTTCGATCTGATGAAGGAATACAACTCCGCCAAGGATTCTCCATTGGCTGCACAATACGATGATGCCCCAATCCTGCTGGCTGATGGTGAAGTAGGCATGTGGTTTATGGGCAACTGGGCTTATACCCAGATCAAAGAGATTGACCCGGATGGCGAATATGGTTTCCTTCCCGTACCGGTCAGCAACAATGCCGAAGACTTCGGCAACAGTAAAATTTCTGTAGGTGTACCTGAGTATTGGACGGTAGATGCCAGCCAATCTACACCTGAAGAACAACAAGCCTCCAAGGACTTCCTGAACTGGATGGTGTCCAGCGAAAAGGGCCAGGATTATTACGTCAATCAATTCGGCTTCCTGCCGGCATACAGCAATTTCACTACTAAACCATCTGATCCGGTATCCCAATCGGTATTGTCCTATACGGATGCTGAACAGACACTGGAATGGATGAACTCCTATTATCCGCCAGAAGCTTTCCCGGCAATGGCAGCTTCCATGCAGAAATATCTGGCCGGTGAAACAGACAGAGCAGGTCTGACGAAGGAAATTCAGGCGTACTGGAACCAAGCGAAATAA
- a CDS encoding LacI family DNA-binding transcriptional regulator: MAGIKDVAKAAGVSVATVSRVMNNRGYISKETRRKVEKAMESIDYHPNQIARALQKNQSYFIGIIVPDSNHPFFSDLIKYVEMSANERNYKLLVCNSLDDPDKEAKYISMLRQNQVDGIIMCSHTMDIESYRKVPFPIVSFDRFISSTIPCVGSDNYRGGELATEHLIGLGCKRLLHISGPLELDILSNRRRDAFVITSMKHGVAYDIIEGAHNKLTFNYFWTFIHENLTPERLQEYDGIFCSNDLVAYALYLYAQQHGIDVPSQLKIIGYDYHSFTRMLQNPKLTTIMQPSDRIGVMLTNTLIQMIENADGELINNTTVDVTLVKGDTT; encoded by the coding sequence ATGGCAGGGATCAAAGATGTGGCCAAGGCGGCAGGCGTTTCGGTAGCCACAGTCTCCAGGGTGATGAACAACCGGGGATATATCAGTAAGGAGACGCGCAGAAAAGTGGAGAAAGCGATGGAGTCGATTGACTACCATCCCAATCAGATTGCCCGGGCGCTGCAGAAGAACCAATCTTATTTCATCGGCATTATTGTACCGGACTCCAACCACCCTTTTTTCTCGGATCTGATCAAATATGTCGAAATGAGCGCCAATGAGCGCAACTATAAATTGCTGGTCTGCAACTCGCTGGATGATCCGGACAAAGAAGCGAAGTATATCAGCATGCTCCGCCAGAATCAGGTCGACGGGATTATTATGTGCAGCCATACGATGGATATCGAGAGCTACCGCAAGGTTCCGTTCCCGATTGTGTCCTTTGACCGCTTCATCTCGTCTACCATCCCCTGTGTGGGATCGGATAACTATCGGGGCGGCGAGCTGGCTACCGAGCACCTGATTGGCCTCGGCTGCAAACGGCTGCTGCACATCTCCGGTCCGCTGGAGCTGGATATTCTGTCCAACCGGCGGCGGGATGCTTTTGTGATTACGTCTATGAAACATGGTGTGGCTTATGACATCATCGAAGGGGCCCACAACAAGCTGACCTTCAACTACTTCTGGACATTCATTCACGAGAACCTTACGCCGGAGCGGCTGCAGGAATATGATGGCATCTTCTGCAGTAACGATCTTGTGGCTTATGCGTTATATTTGTATGCGCAGCAGCATGGCATTGACGTGCCCAGCCAACTGAAGATTATCGGCTATGACTACCACAGCTTCACCCGCATGCTGCAGAATCCCAAGCTGACGACTATCATGCAGCCCAGCGACCGGATCGGCGTCATGCTGACCAACACGCTGATCCAGATGATCGAGAACGCTGACGGCGAGCTGATCAACAATACCACGGTCGATGTTACGCTGGTGAAGGGGGATACGACTTAA